The sequence below is a genomic window from Streptosporangium lutulentum.
GAGGGCGCCTCCGGGACCGTCCCCGGAGGCGACGGGGCCGGAGAGCCCCTCACCCGGGGCCACACGACCGTCGAGCCGGAGCCCTACCCCCGGGTGTCGCGGGTGATCGAGCAGGCGCTGCTCCACCGGCGGGTGCTGCGCCTGCGATATGAGGACCGCAAGGGCCGGACGACCGTCCGGGAGGTGGAGCCGGCGACCTTCGTGGGCGGCCGCGGCGGCCGCTGGTATCTCGTGGGCGTGTGCCGGCTCAGACAGGACGCGCGTGCCTTCCGGCTCGACCGGATCGGCTGGGCCGAGGAGACCGGGGAGGTCGCGCCCGAGCATCCGCCGGAGCGGTTCTCCCCGCTGGGCGCCTCCGAGGAGTAGCGCCGCCGAAGCCGTCCGGTCAGGTCCTGTGCGAGGGGCGCGGCCGGTCACCGAGGGCGGGCAGCACCTCGCGCAGAAGATCGGCCAGGGCCCGCGCGGTGTCCTCGGGGGCGTCCGAGAGCGGATCCTTGTGAGCCTCGCCCGGGGTTCCTCCGCCCGCTGGGCGTCCAGCGCCGTCAGGAGCTCCGGCCGTCGGCCGGTAGGGCGGCCGGGAGACGATCCGCCTAGCCGAGGGCGCGGTCGAGGTTGAACGCGGCGCTGATCAGCGCGAGGTGGGTGAAGGCCTGGGGGAAGTTGCCGAGCTGCTCGCCGGTCCGCCCGATCTCCTCTGCGTACAGACCGAGGTGATTGGCGTAGGTGAGCATCTTCTCGAAGGCGAGTCGCGCCTCGTCGAGGCGTCCGGCGCGGGCGAGCGCCTCGACGTACCAGAACGAGCAGATCGAGAACGTGCCGTCCTCCCCTCGCAGGCCGTCCGGGCTGGCCGCGGGGTCGTAGCGGTACACCAGCGAGTCGGACACCAGGTTCTTGCCGAGCGCGTCAAGCGTGGACAGCCATTTCGGGTCGGTGGGGGCGATGAACTTGGTCAGCGGCATCATCAGGATCGAGGCGTCGAGGACGTCGTCGTCGAAGTGCTGCACGAACGCCTGCATCCGGTCGGACCAGCCGCGTTGCATGATCTGCCGGTAGATCGCGTCGCGGGACCGCCGCCAGCGCTCCGTGTTGGAGGGCAGCCCGCGGTGGCGGGCCATCCGCATGGCCCGCTCGATCGCCACCCAGCACATCAGCCGCGAGTAGACGAAGTTCTTGCGGCCCCCGCGTGTCTCCCAGATGCCCTCGTCGGGCTGGTCCCAGTTGCTGCAGACCCAGTCCACCAGGCGGTGGATCTCTTCCCAGTAGTCGCTGGAGATCGGCCGGCACATCTTGTCGTAGAGGTAGACGGAGTCGATGAGGGCCCCGTAGACGTCCAGCTGGAGCTGCGGGGCGGCGGCGTTTCCGATCCGTACCGGGGCCGAGCCCTGGTAGCCCTCGAAGTGGGACAGCTCGGTCTCCGGCAGTTCGGTGCGCCCGTCGATGCCGTACATGATCTGCAGCGGGCCCGATCCCTCACTGCCGTCGCGGCTGACCTGCTCGGACAGGAACCCGATGAACGCCTCCGCCTCCT
It includes:
- a CDS encoding helix-turn-helix transcriptional regulator, which translates into the protein MNRTDRFHALIEELRAIAPRCRSARELATGLEVSVRTVERDLRALQQSGVPVRADPGGRGYALGESVTPLPIAFTPDEAVAVAAALSGAQDTPFAFQARSALNKLVAAMSPSEGASGTVPGGDGAGEPLTRGHTTVEPEPYPRVSRVIEQALLHRRVLRLRYEDRKGRTTVREVEPATFVGGRGGRWYLVGVCRLRQDARAFRLDRIGWAEETGEVAPEHPPERFSPLGASEE
- a CDS encoding glycoside hydrolase family 15 protein — encoded protein: MTAAESAHHPNPGEDPRYPPIADHGLIGDLRTVALVDTNGTIGWYCSPSFDAPSVFASILDADRGGSFELGPSLPARTKQFYFPDTNVLITRFFSADGVGEIQDFMPIVDNSREADRHRLIRRVMCVRGSLTFQARVAPRFDYGRQPHTVSLRHGAVVFESPSLSLTLTATTPVEIDDQDAWSDFKLHEGEAAVFALDRYGEDVAPRSCPLAEAEEQFTATVAFWRRWLSSSRYRGRWREMVHRSALTLKLLTYAPTGGIVAAATTSLPEQIGGERNWDYRYVWIRDSAFCVYALLRLGFSEEAEAFIGFLSEQVSRDGSEGSGPLQIMYGIDGRTELPETELSHFEGYQGSAPVRIGNAAAPQLQLDVYGALIDSVYLYDKMCRPISSDYWEEIHRLVDWVCSNWDQPDEGIWETRGGRKNFVYSRLMCWVAIERAMRMARHRGLPSNTERWRRSRDAIYRQIMQRGWSDRMQAFVQHFDDDVLDASILMMPLTKFIAPTDPKWLSTLDALGKNLVSDSLVYRYDPAASPDGLRGEDGTFSICSFWYVEALARAGRLDEARLAFEKMLTYANHLGLYAEEIGRTGEQLGNFPQAFTHLALISAAFNLDRALG